Below is a genomic region from Pseudomonas frederiksbergensis.
ATTGCCCGCTGGGAATTACTGGCGCAGAAACTGCGCGTCCTGTTAATGCCCCTGAGCACTCAAAGCGAGATGGTCGAACAATTGCGTGAATACCTGAACCCGAAACGTCCGGGTAAAAGCCAATGAGCAACCTCGATCAACTGCAACCGCTGATGACTCCGCCGCCCATCGAGTTCTGGCCACCGGCGCCAGGCTGGTGGCTACTGTTGGCGCTGCTGCCGCTGATCGGTTTCGGCCTGTGGCAGCTGCGCCGTTTTATTCCCCTCAAGCGCGCCACCGAGCGCGCCGAACAGCCGCTGGACCCGGTCCGATTGGCGGCGCTGGCGGAACTGGCGCAAATGCCCAAACCGTATGACGGCGCGCCGGCCGGCGCCTGGTTGCAACAACTCAACGGGCTGCTCAAGCGCCTGTGCCGCAACCATTACCCCTATAGCCAGAGCCACACCCTTAATGGTCGTAAATGGCTGGCGTTTCTCGACAACCGTTGCCCGGCTGCCGGCCTGACCCGTTGGATGATCTTGGTTGAAGGTGCCTATAAACCGGAATGCAAGCTCGACGACAAGGCCATCGCCGGCCTGACACAAGCCATCGACACCTGGATTCGCAAGCATGTTTGAGTTCGCCTGGCCATGGATCTTCGCCCTGCTGCCACTGCCGTGGCTGATGAGGATTGTGCTGCCGGTCGCCGACAGCGGCGAGCCGGCGCTCAAGGTCAGCTTTCTGAGCGACCTTGAAGGCCTGGCCCGGCGTCGCGCCCGTGCCAACCTGCCGGCCTGGCGCCAGCAAGCGCCGTTCATCCTGCTCTGGCTGCTGCTGTTGATCGCCGCCGCACGCCCGCAATGGCTCGGCGAACCGCTGCCGATTGCCGCCAGCGGACGCGACCTGCTGGTGGCCGTCGACGTTTCCGGCTCCATGGATTTTCCCGACATGCAGTGGCAAGACGAAGACGTCAGCCGCCTGTCGCTGGTCAAACACTTGCTCGGTGACTTCCTCGAAGGGCGCGATGGCGATCGCGTCGGTCTGATCCTGTTCGGCAGCCAGGCGTATCTGCAAGCACCACTGACGTTCGACCGGCGTACCGTGCGTATCTGGCTCGACGAAGCGCGGATCGGCATCGCCGGCAAGAACACCGCCATTGGCGACGCCATCGGCCTGGCCTTGAAACGCTTGCGCCAACGCCCGGCACAAAGCCGCGTGCTGATTCTGGTCACCGACGGCGCCAACAATGGCGGCGAAATCGACCCCCTGACCGCCGCGCGATTGGCCGCCGAAGAAGGCGTGAAAATCTACCCGATCGGTATTGGTGCCGATCCGGAGCAAAACGGTCCTCTGGCTTTTCTGGCGGGTAATCCGACCATGGACCTCGATGAACCGGCCTTGAAAGCCATTGCCGAGGCCACCGGTGGGCGCTACTTCCGTGCGCGTGACGGCCAGGAATTGCTGGAGATCAAGAAAACCCTCGATCAACTGGAACCGGTGACTCAACAACCGACCCAGGCCCGCCCGGCGCAGGCGCTGTACAGTTGGCCGCTGGCCGCCGCGTTACTGATGAGCCTGTTGCTGGTGGTTCGCGAACGCTGGCCAGATAACCTGCTGCAACGCCTTTTCACCCGGTCGAATTTTCTGCAACAGCACCCTGACTGGCGCCAGCGGCTTAAGCGCCTGCGTCTGCGGAGACGCCGATGATCGCGCTCTGGCCCTATTGGTTCCGCCCCTGGTGGCTGCTGCTGTTGCCGCTATTGGGCTGGTTGCTGTGGCAACTCTGGCACCGGCAAAAACGCGCGGGGCGCTGGCAGATGATCCTGCCGCCGGCCTTCCATGCCGCCCTGCTCAGCGGTGGTAACGGGCGTGAAAGCAAATTGCCGTGGATCGCTTTGGGCCTGGCCTGGGTTCTGACGGTTTTGGCGCTGCTGGGCCCCAGCTGGGAGCGGGTTGAACAATCCGCGCAGAAACCCGCCGACCCATTGGTCGTGCTGTTTGAACTGACACCGGAAATGCTCGCCACCGACGTGCCGTCCACGCGCCTTGAACAGGCCCGGCGCAAGCTGCTCGATCTCTTGCAAGCCCGCAGTGATGCGCAAACCGCAATCGTGGTCTATGCCGGCAGCGCGCACACGCTGGTGCCGCTCTCGGACGACCTGGCCACCAGCCGTAACCTGTTGGAAGCACTGAAACCGTCGATCATGCCCGAGGCCGGTCATCGCGCCGATCTGGCCGTGACCAAGGCGCTGACATTACTCAACCGCGGCGCCCTCGGCCAGGGCCGGATCCTGCTGATTGGCTCATCTCTCACCGAACAGGAACGCCAGGGTATCCGTCAGGCTCTGCGCGGTCAGGCACCGCAATGGTTGATGCTCGGTGTCGGCACGTCGCAAGGCGCACCGGTCACTGACGAACACGGCAGTTTCCTCAAGGACGCGCAGGGGGCGATCCTCGTACCACGCCTCGACGGGCCGAGTCTGAAAGCCTTTGCCAGCGAAATGAAGGGGCGTTACCGGCAAGCGCAACTGGACGACAGCGACCTGCGCGGCCTCGGGCTACTCGATAGCCCGCATAGCTTGCGTAACAATGGCCAGACCCTGCGCCTGGATACCTGGGCCGATCAGGGCTACTGGCTGTTATTGCCACTGTTGCTGTTGACGGCCTGCGCGGGACGCCGAGGCTGGCTGTTCTGCCTGCCATTGCTGTTCATGGTGCCGCAACCGAGTTACGCCTTCGACTTCAACGATCTTTGGCTGCGCCCGGACCAACAGGGTCTGCACTTGCTCAAGCAACACCAACCCGCCGAGGCCGCGCAGCGTTTTGAGGACCCGCAATGGCAAGGCGTCGCGCTGTATGAGGCCGGTGAGTATGCCGCTGCTGCCGAGCGTTTCGCCGAGGGCAACGACGCCCGTGCGCACTACAATCGGGGCAACGCCCTGGCTAAAAGCGGTGAACTGGAAGCTGCCGTCGATGCCTATGAACAAGCCCTTGAGCTGCAACCTGACTTACGCCCAGCGCAGACCAACAAAGCGCTGGTAGAGGCGCTGATCAAACAGAAAGCCCCCACACCGCCCAGCGAACCGGAAAAAACCGACGGCGAAGAGCACCTGCAGACTCAGCAACCGCCACCGGGTGCAACGACACAACCCTCGACCAGTGACGAGCAAAAGACCGACACTCAAACCGCGCAAACCCGCCACGAAGCCAACAGCGAAAGCCAGACCGACAGCCCGCCACAACCGGGCAATAATGAAGTACCGGGCAGTGAGTTGGGCGACGAACAACGCAGCACACCGCCGATCCGCAGTGCCGACGCCAACTTCGACAGCGAGCACCGGCAGGCCCTGGAGCAATGGCTGCGTAAAATCCCGGATGAGCCGAGCGAATTGCTTAGGCGTAAATTCTGGCACGAACAGCAACAACATCAGGATCAGGGAAAAACTCGATGACCCGCTTCACCGTTCTATTGCTCAGCCTTTTGTTCTGGACCGTGGGTGCCCAGGCTGCAGGGTTGGTTGCCAGCATCGATCGCAGCCGCGTGAACTCCGGCGAGACGGTCGAACTGACCCTCGAATCCAGTGATGTCACGCAGTTCGGCAAACCTGACCTGAGCGCACTTGATCCGCTGTTCGAAGTTCGCGGTACCCGCCAGGTCAACCAGCTCACAACCCTGGGCAATGACAGCCACGCCACCACCCGTTGGATCATCACTCTCCTGCCCCGGCAGAACGGCACAATTGTCATCCCGCCCCTGCCGCTCGGTGATTACAAAAGCCAGCCGATCAACCTGCAGGTGGTCGAAAGCGAGAAACAGGACAGCGCTGACAAACTGGCGCCAGTGTTCATCGAGGCCAGCCTCGATCAGGACACGGTGTACGTGCAGGCCCAGGCGATTCTGACCTTGCGCATCTATCACTCGGTGTCGCTGTATGACGACAGCAACCTCACCCCGCTGCAAATCGCCGATGCGCGCGTCGAACAACTCGGCGAATCGCGCACGTACGAAAAAGTCATCAATGACCTGCGCCATGGCGTGATCGAACTGCGGTATGCGATTTACCCACAACACAGCGGCGTGCTGACAATTCCCGCGCAGATGTTCAGCGCCACTCTGGTGGATACGCAACCCACTCAGGAGC
It encodes:
- a CDS encoding DUF4381 domain-containing protein, with the protein product MSNLDQLQPLMTPPPIEFWPPAPGWWLLLALLPLIGFGLWQLRRFIPLKRATERAEQPLDPVRLAALAELAQMPKPYDGAPAGAWLQQLNGLLKRLCRNHYPYSQSHTLNGRKWLAFLDNRCPAAGLTRWMILVEGAYKPECKLDDKAIAGLTQAIDTWIRKHV
- a CDS encoding VWA domain-containing protein; translation: MIALWPYWFRPWWLLLLPLLGWLLWQLWHRQKRAGRWQMILPPAFHAALLSGGNGRESKLPWIALGLAWVLTVLALLGPSWERVEQSAQKPADPLVVLFELTPEMLATDVPSTRLEQARRKLLDLLQARSDAQTAIVVYAGSAHTLVPLSDDLATSRNLLEALKPSIMPEAGHRADLAVTKALTLLNRGALGQGRILLIGSSLTEQERQGIRQALRGQAPQWLMLGVGTSQGAPVTDEHGSFLKDAQGAILVPRLDGPSLKAFASEMKGRYRQAQLDDSDLRGLGLLDSPHSLRNNGQTLRLDTWADQGYWLLLPLLLLTACAGRRGWLFCLPLLFMVPQPSYAFDFNDLWLRPDQQGLHLLKQHQPAEAAQRFEDPQWQGVALYEAGEYAAAAERFAEGNDARAHYNRGNALAKSGELEAAVDAYEQALELQPDLRPAQTNKALVEALIKQKAPTPPSEPEKTDGEEHLQTQQPPPGATTQPSTSDEQKTDTQTAQTRHEANSESQTDSPPQPGNNEVPGSELGDEQRSTPPIRSADANFDSEHRQALEQWLRKIPDEPSELLRRKFWHEQQQHQDQGKTR
- a CDS encoding vWA domain-containing protein, which produces MFEFAWPWIFALLPLPWLMRIVLPVADSGEPALKVSFLSDLEGLARRRARANLPAWRQQAPFILLWLLLLIAAARPQWLGEPLPIAASGRDLLVAVDVSGSMDFPDMQWQDEDVSRLSLVKHLLGDFLEGRDGDRVGLILFGSQAYLQAPLTFDRRTVRIWLDEARIGIAGKNTAIGDAIGLALKRLRQRPAQSRVLILVTDGANNGGEIDPLTAARLAAEEGVKIYPIGIGADPEQNGPLAFLAGNPTMDLDEPALKAIAEATGGRYFRARDGQELLEIKKTLDQLEPVTQQPTQARPAQALYSWPLAAALLMSLLLVVRERWPDNLLQRLFTRSNFLQQHPDWRQRLKRLRLRRRR